The genomic interval CCTGCCTCAACAATACCTGTGGCTCCTTGGAAGGTGTCTATTTGGTTAAATTGACCAGTACAATCACCATTTGTATCCGTAACGGTCGAAACTATTGCGTTCTCTCCTAGTTGATTTTCTAGATCCATGGTATCAAATGGCTCTTCGGTCACTGTGTAGTTTCCAGCAGTTACAGAAATTATAGTACCGTTTGATGAACCCTGAAAACTAGTGGAAGCTGATTGATTTCCTGTAACTCCTAAATCAAATTGTCCTGAATCCACATTTGACAAAACAAACTGGCATACTGAATCGTCAGTCGGGATGCCCAATGATGAATCACACTTTACAGTTTTTGTTATGTTTATTGTAGCCAGATCTGAATTCTGAGACTGTCTTTTGGTTTCGCTAGTTACATTTGTTTGACCGAATGACTCTAAATTTATCTGTGTAAGACTTCCTATCGATATGGTACTTGATAAAAAACAGACTGCAGTTATGAAAGCTAATAACTTGATCAATTAGCAAGAATTACTATAAGGACTAATTAATATTTAATTGATGAAAAGACGGAAAGGATGCAATTGGATTATTGTTTTTGGTCGATTTTTTTGTTCATATTTATTTTTCATCATCCAATCTAGTAGGTGTGCTGACGACTTCAAATTTAGTTGAAATACATTAGATGCTTAGTCCAAATGAGTAGATTACATAGATTGAATGAAGCACAATACAATTCTCTCTAGTTAACTTGGCTCAATTTTTATCCATCTAATCGTTATCAACTTGCCTATTCTGTTTTCCTATAAATCATAATTAAATTATTATGTATGTTTTTACACAATCATCAACAGTTAGCATTGCATGATTCAATATGCTGATCCCTTTAGGTCAAATACTTAAATAAATTGAATTCTACCTCTTTTTAGTGAGTATAAACAAGAGTATTATTATTTTAGCGTCAATTTTCATGACATTCTTCATTGGTTTAGGATATAGCAATCCTAGTCAAGCATTTGCACAGAATCTTAATTTTACATACTATACCAGTTGGGGTTCAGCGGGAGAAGAAGACGGACAGTTTGATGGTCAAAATGACGTTGACTTTTTTAATGGTAAAGTTTTTGTACCCGACTATGCAAATCATAGAATTCAAATATTTGATCCCGAAGGTAATTTCATTTCCAAATTTGGAGAAGGTGGTGAAGGGGATGGTCAATTTCACAAAGCATCAGCACTATCCATGGATTCAGAAGGCAACATCTATGTAGCAGACCAGTTTAATTACAGAATCCAAAAGTTTGATAACAATGGTACTTTTTTGGCAAAATGGGGCTCTGAAGGCGAAGGCGATGGTCAATTCTTACACCCGCACGTCCCGGCAAACGATGCTACTGGTAAACTGTTTGTAACCGACAGGGATCATCCGAGCGTACAAGTATTTTCTACCGATGGTGAATTTCTTTATCGATGGGGCTCTGAAGGCGAAGGCGATAGTCAGCTTTCAAATCCAGAAAGTTCTATAGTAGATTCCCTAGGCAATGTCTATATAGCAGATTATGGCAATGATAGAATTCAAAAGTTTAGCAACGATGGTACGTATTTATCCCAATGGGGAACAAAAGGAGTTGCCAATGGTGAGTTCCAAGGACCATCTGGCCTTTCTATAGATAGTAACGATAATATATATGTTACCGACAAGAATAACAATCGAGTGCAAGTATTTACAAGCAATGGTGAATATATTACACAGTTTGGAGGTGCAGATGCTGGCGAAGGACAATTGCTTGATCCAGAGGGTGTAGGAGTAGACAAGGATTCTGGGACAGTTTATGTAGCAGATACAGGAAACACTCGAATCGTTGTTTTTAAACCATCATAACAAATAACACTCCTCATTTTTGAAATTTTTTTTGTATAAATCGAATATAAGATGATATTAATAGTAAAATGAAAACTAGAATTACCGCATCTGATTACAAATTGGCAATCATTGGGATTAGTATCATTTGTTTACTACTGATTTCCGTTCCTGTTGGAATTAATGTGAAAATTATTCAAGCACATAATTTTGATACAGATGATAATTCAACTTTTTTGACTCTAATTAACCAAATTTTAATTGAAACCAGACTGATCAACAATAGCATTCATTCTAATGATTTAAACAATACCAATTCTATTGAATCTATAAACAATATCATTGACATATATGATGATATTACTATCAGTGAAGATTCTTTTATTGTGGACAGTGACAAGTTTTATAATAATACCATTATGGCAACGGTTGTTGCTAACTTGGCAGATGAAGTGCTACGAAAATACGGGGCAGCATTTAGCGTTCCTTCCAACATAATGCTAAGTATGGATTTTTCAAAAATTGTAAATCTCACCGAGTCAGAATCCGATTCAATGGGACAAAACCCATCTACATCTTTTCATCCCTCAAATCATTCCACAGAGTCGATGACCGAATCAGAGTTTGATTATGCGGCTGATTATTACAATGCGAAAGAAATCTCTGACCGAATTGTAGAAATTTATGAAGGCGACCTCAGAGGCTTTGAAACCAATCCAGAAAGTGACAACAATTCTCCAAGCGCCCTGGAAACATCGTTGTATGAATTACAAAGAGAAGTTGCCAGTGTTGCTTCTCCTATGAAAATAATGGAAATAGTTCATGCAAAGGTCCATCCTAATTTGCAATTAGCATTTAACCTGACTCTGAAAAGATAGAGAAATAATAAAAGCCTTTCAAGTTGGATAAAAAAACTTTTCAACTAAATTCTCAATATATCTATTCTAAAAAAAGTATTGATGTTTGGCATTTTGGATTCGCCAAATAGCGGAGCAACGTGGAATATAAGAATAAAAGGTATCTAACTTGTTTCACTAAAAGTAAAACTTTAGTGACTATTTAGGTTTATATACCCTGTACTATAGCTCAAGTCGATGCAAAAATCAATCTTTTGTTTTACTCTCATATGTGCCACCCTAATGTTAGCAATATTTGGAAATCTTTCACTCTCAATCTCTCATGCTACTACTTCATCTTTAGATGAAATTCAATCACCCATTAGTTCAAACCAATCTAGCATTTCCGCAGTAGAAAAACTAGCTATAGCTTTACAACAGGATAAGGATGACGGGGATGAAAATGGTGGGAATAACTGGGACAAAGCAATTGAATCATTAAGTACAGAAATGGGAATTCCGGTTGATGACGACATAGAAGATGCATTAATGGAAATCACAGAAATCCATCTGGATAATACATCAGATAATTGATATTATCCTTCTTTCACCATTGATATATCTAGTCGTCTAAGTTCCTGATCTGAAATTTGCTTTTAATGAGTAACATCAAAATTAATTAAATCAAATAGAAATCTGGATAGAGTGAGACTTAGTTATGTCAATACCTATTATGTCAACTCTGAATTAAATAATGGATTTAAGAAGAACATCATAATTTCATAGTATTTTTTTATTATAAAATCACCGATTTCTTATAAATTCCTTATCCCATAATTTCGATAAATAATAACCGTCTGTAATATCTAGGATAGTTATTTTAATTATGAGTTTTTAGAAAGTAATAAACCTTTTTTTTATATTTGGATATTACCAAACAACCAATAACTACTTTCCATAATTTAAGATTATATCAAATTGTTAAAGAAATCTTCGAAAGAGTTATATACGTTAATTGTGTAGTATTGCCAATGGCAAACAATATCATGATATTGTGTGATACAAAGCCAAAATCGCAGGAGGTAATGAGATTTTTTCGCTCATTATTCAACATTTCACTATCAAATAAAATAGCGATATCAAGAATCTATTTCGTTTCTAAATATCTTATATTAAGAGGCCAATCCTAAATGAATCAACCTAACTTTGAATCGCCTATTTATTACAACAATATGATGAGAAAAAATGAGAGTCAATCCATTAAATCGAATGCAACCATTATAGACCCGACTCAAATTACTTTCATCAATTGCACTCACAAATATTGTATATGCTTTGTTGACATAATTGATTCAACGAAAAGTACAAACGATATGATACGTTCTGACATGATTCAAGGATACTATTCCATTTTTCTTAATACGATGTCGAACATAATTAGGACTCATAATGGCAGAGTTATCAAGAATTCTGGAGATGGGTTATTATATTATTTTCCAAGAACAGTAAATCCTGATAACGAAGCGGCTTTTCAGGATGTACTTGAATGCGGCCTATCTATGATTGATGTAAATAATTCTTTAAATAGTAACCTAAACAGCCAGGGATTATCTCCAGTCAGCTATAGAATTAGTGCTAATTATGGTAAAGTCGAATTAGCCTTCTCTCTTAATTCTCATAATGTGGACCTTTTTGGTCCTCCTGTAAATGTCTGCTCAAAAATCAATCGCTTTGCTACATCCAAACAAATGATAATTCACCGAGATTTGTTACAAGTCATTAAGGAAATTCCTGCTTTCAAAGAATACAACTTTAGAGTCATAGATTGCATAGATGAATATGATCGCAATAACTCAAAACCGCTATACCAAACATACTCCGTACATCGTATCGAAGATAGTAACGAGAAGACAGCCATTGAACTCAACAAAAAGAAAAAACTCCTTGAAGATCAACGGCTGCAAGAAAATCTTCCAAACTCTGCTTTTAATATTCTTTTAATTGATGATGATGAAGACATATTGTTCGCATTTAATTCCATAATCTCGAGTGAAGGCTATAATGTAACTACATTTTCTAGTTCATCACGCGCACTTAGTCACTTTTCTGATAAAAATCCATACTTTTATCATCTTGTCATAATGGACATTCGAATGCCCGAATTAAATGGAATAAAGTTATACGCTCAATTAAAAATTCTAAACCCTGACGTCAAAGTGATATTTCTCTCGGCTTTAAACGCCTTGGACGAAGTTTTAAGCATTTTCCCTGAAATAAAATACAGTGAAATCGTTCGAAAACCTATAGAACCTGAAACATTGCTATTAAACATTAAATCGATTCTACGAAAGCTAAAGTAAATTATCTTGGAGTGGTGATTGACAAATGTATGTGATGTTCTTAACGAAAGATATAATGCCACTGATTGATCTTTCTCATTCTGATCTTGATTTACAAAATTACTATCTGAACCACGAAAACTTCAAGAGTATCTCACTTTTTGAAAGGTATTTGTTACCATGGAGTGGTACAATACTACATACAATGATGAAAAAAGTGGAAGATTTGGTTTGATTGGTAATTCTTCTAATATTAATGTGGATAAATGTTTTAAAGTCCTCGATATATTTTCAAATAAAGTATTTCTAAAGTATACCTTAATTCCATCTATCCCTCTTTTATTACTAGCTGTAATCACAGTTGATCCTTATTTATGGGTCGGCTCGGAATTACATCACTTTTACATTGAATTGTTTGCTGTAATTCTTTCAGGTGTTATAGCATTTTATTACATATTGCATGCCCGGAATCTAAATGACAAATTCAGTCTCTTCATAGGAATAGGTTTTGCTGTTAGTGCTTCCATTGATCTACTTCATGTTGCCGTCTCATATGGACTAATGGAACATGTAGATTTCTTGAAATATTTTATCCCACAGACGTGGTTTGCCGGTAGAATATTTCTAAGCAGCATGCTGTTAGTAGCAATTGCAAAGTATTCATTTTTATTTCCAGATGAAAAGGTGGCGAGAAAAGTTAATGAAAATGTAAGGAAGTATGATAGAATCACAAACACCAGATCCTTTTCAGACAATGAGCAAGAAAGAAAGAACGAAGACAAACTACAAAAAAATTTGATTATTTATTTGATTTTCCTTGGCGCCATAGCAGGTAGTATCGCTGTGGTTTCCTTCGTAATGATATTTCCTGCTAGTGTGTTAGATGAGTATTCGATTCATAGGCCGTACGAAATTCCCCCACTTGTTCTCTTCGTACTTGCATTGTTCTTTTTTTACAAAAAAAAACTGTATTTAAAAAAGGACGTAATATACAAAGGGATCTTAATCTATCTCATCATTGATATTTTTTCACAAATTATTATGTCTTACTCTATTCAGTCATTTGACACCGCCCATAATGTTGCACATGTTCTAAAGGATTTGGGATATTTTGTCAACATAATAGCGTTGGCAATTTCAGGCATCCGCTACACAATTAACTTGCGTGAAAGAAATGAATTAATCCAAAGTCAATATGAGCAAATCAAAGAATCAGAAAAGTTAAAAGATGAATTCATAAATATTGCTGCTCACGAATTACGCACACCAATACAACCAATATTGGCTCTTTCAATTTTCCTTTACAATAAAAATGGTACTATAGAAGAATATAAAGAACATATAGAGATAATTATTAAGAATTCTAAACGACTTCAAAAATTATCCGAAGAGATACTGGATGCTGCTCGGATTGAGAGTCGAACTCTAAATCTAAATTTAGAAAAATTTGACATTATTTCAGTAATGCATACCATGATTAGAGATTATGCTAATCAGATAAATTGTGACAACGTTACTATAAAGTTTTTCCATGAAAATACCGAAATAGACCTAGATTTAGAAATAGACAATTTGAAGAGGAGTTTATTCATATATGCAGACAAGAATAGAATTAATCAAGTAGTGTCCAATGTGTTGATAAATTCGATAAAATTTACTAAACAAGGAAACATTGATGTGGGTGTAAGAAAAGGTGACAATCGTATATTTGTAAGAATAAAAGATTCCGGTCCTGGGATAGACCGGGATATATTACCTAGGTTATTTGATAAATTTGTTACTGGCTCTCCATCGGGGACGGGGCTTGGCTTATACATTTGTAGGAATATAATAGAAGCTCATGGTGGAATTATTTGGGCAGAGAATAATGACGAAAATAAAGGTGCAACGTTTACTTTTACATTGCCCATCGTTTCTACTCATTAGTCTAATCTATTTTATCTGAAAAAGACAAATTGGCATGAATGCTTTGTTTATACGCTTACTAATTAAAGATCTAGTTTAACCATATGGTGCCTTCAGAGTCTCTGAAAAGGAAACAATAAAATCAATTATTCAGTCGGTTTCCAGTAAATTGTGATTACATTTCCACACATTTTACATTCGATTATATGAGGGAATGTATTTCTATCAGGATATTTGGCTAATTTCTTATGACCAGAATCTGGAGGAGAAGCGGAGTATGATTCCCCACATTTTGGACATGCTATCAATACCATGATGATATTGATACTTGATCATATGTAAATGTTATTAGATGACCGATATTCTTAGAATGTGATTTATGAACAAAGTTCTTTAAATTGGGTGCGTTTCAATCCAAATCATATTAGTCTGGGTAATTTGAAGGTATATTAGCAATATTGTTTTAACTGTCTATTTTTAATAACAATAGACCAGAAATACTGAATCCTGTAATTCGAAATACACAGAATAAATAAAACATTGACAAATAAACTTATGTGTAGTATTCTCATTTTTTAAAAGCTCGTTGCATTTCCCACGTTTGATTTTAATTTCTATCAGTGCAGATCCTATCTTGTTTTTAACTCTTAGAAGCAGCTATATTGTCAAAGAAATTATGAATTATTGAATTATGAGTAACAGTTAAAATATATCTGAAATCTAATGAATGAAGATTTTTAACAACGAGATAATCCTTTATTAAGTAAATAACATGATACTTAACTGAACATATGTTAATGATACACTTATAAAAAAAGGTTCTAGTTTGAAACATTTGGTTTTGATTTGGCTAATCCTTTATTTATATCTGGAAGGTCATATCGATGCTATAATTATCTTGATACTTTTAATTGCCTTCGTTAGAAAGATCCCAAATCAGGTTGTTTGAATTGTTTGAAATTTGTACAAGTTCATTGTAGATATGATTTAGAAAATTATTAGCCTCTGTGGTGTTACCAGTATTTAGTGATGCCTGGGTTTCGTTTACTAATGATTTTATTATTTCAATAGAATTATCTAGCTGGAAAAATGTGTCACTTGATTCACTTGTTGTATTTCCTATATTTACTTCTGATATCGGTTGTCCAACAACTTGGTCATTGCCATAGAAGATCACTAACATGCCTAATGAAGTTGCCAAGGCAAGTCCTAAAATGGCGAAAGACGCTTTTGATTTAATGTTGTGATTCATTTGATTTTATATACCTTGATCGTTCATGTTTTTAAATATTCACTAATGTATGCCAAATACAATTATACAATACATCTAAAGTTTCGAGATACATTATGAGATTTCACATCATATAGTCTCATGTATGTTATTCTATAAGAGTGAAATTTAACCTCCCGTGAGTCTACAATTATGTACTCTGAATTTATCTTATATCTTGTTGTCAAACTGATATTTCTTCTGACATATCAAGTCTTTATCCGCGCCGAAATAGTTTCAAAGGAACGGTCATTGCAATAGTAAAAGTAAAATCCTGACTTTTGGACACTCTTAAGGCAATTGATATTTCTTTACTCAAATTCAAATAATCAATAGTAAAAGTGTTCTTCATTTGAAACTCCTGTTCAAAAATAATCTATAGTTAAAAATCTATTAGAAAAATTTTAGCTATGATTGTTATTGAACATTATTGTGGTTAATTTGAATAAAGTTTAAATAATGAAAATAAATATAGAAAACTACTATAATGAAATACTTACTAGCTATTTTACCAATATTCATTATGTTAACTTTGGCTCCGGCTTTAATGGCCATGCCAAGTAATGTATATGCACAAAATGACTCAGAACAATCAATAAGTCAAATACAAGGGGCTGTTCAGCTCGGAATATGTTTGTCAGGTATTGACACTTTTATTTCCTGTAACAACTTGAGTGTTCAGGATCAATTTAATGAAGGTGGCAATGCTGCTGCTCAAGAAGGCGGAGACGGAAGAGGAAGTGGAAACTCTGCAGAACAAGAAATCGAACAAGAACAATCCGCAAGACAATTCGCAGTTTGTGTCAGTGGCGATGGAACTTTCTTATCTTGTAATAATCTGAACCTTCAATTCCAAGAAAACCTTGGAAGTAATGCACTAGCACAAGCAGGAGGTAATGGAAAATACAGCGGTAATACTGCATTCCAAGTAATTGGACAAGACCAATCATCAAGACAGGGTGCACTCGTTGTTTCAGGTGGCGACATCGAATTATCTGGAAATAATTTGAATTTTCAAGACCAATTCAATGAAGGAAGCAATGCAGTAGCACAAGATGGTGGTAATGGAAAGGGTAGTGGCAATTCTGCAAACCAGGGTATAGGCCAATCACAATCCTCTAACCAATTTGCCGGATGTGTTTCTGGTGGCGATGTAAATGAATCATGTAATAATCTTAACATACAAAGTCAGGAAAACATCGGTAGTAACGCTGCAGCACAAGCAGGAGGTAATGGAAAATACAGCGGTAACTCTGCAAACCAGGGTATAGGCCAATCACAATCTTCCAACCAAAGAAGCCAGTGTGTAGCCGGCGGTGACGTAGACGAATCATGCAACAATATCAGTGTGCAAGACCAATTCAATGAAGGAAGCAATGCAGTAGCACAAGATGGTGGTAATGGAAAATACAGCGGTAACTCTGCAAACCAGGGTATAGGCCAATCACAATCCTCTAACCAAAGAAGCCAGTGTGTTTCAGGTGGAGATGTAAGCGACTCTTGCAACAACCTAAGTGTTCAAAGTCAGGTAAATACTGGCAGTAACGCTGCAGCACAAGATGGTGGTAATGGAAAGGGTAGTGGCAATTCTGCAAACCAGGGTATAGGCCAATCACAATCCTCTAACCAAAGAAGCCAATGTGTAGCCGGCGGTAGTTTAGACAACTCTTGTAACAATCTTAGCTTCCAAAATCAAGAAAACACCGGTGGTAACGCTGCAGCACAAGCTGGTAGTGGTGGCAATTCTGCAAACCAGGGTATAGGCCAATCACAATCCTCTAACCAAAATGCTCAATGTGTATCTGGTGCAGATGCCATAGTATCTTGCAACAACGTTGCTTTCCAAGAACAAGTCAACAGTGGAAGTAATGTTTTAGCACAATTCGGTTTGGATGATGAAGAAGATGCTCAAACAACAAGCAATGGTGGTTACAACGGTAAATACCATGGAAAGAATGGTGGAAATTCAGCATCACAAGCTATAGAACAATTACAATCTTCTAACCAAAGAAGCTCAGTAGTCACAGGCGGAAGTTCATTCTTATCTGGAAACAACCTGAACATCCAAGACCAAGACAATACAGGTGACAATGCGGCTGCACAATCAAGTAGTAGTAGTAGTAGTGGAAGTGGAAGCTCTTCAGAACAGGAAATAGAACAAGAGCAATCCTCTAGCCAAAGAAGCTCTGTAGTTTCTGATGAAGATTCAGTAGCATCAGGAAACAACATTAGCGTTCAGGACCAAGATAACGAAGGTGACAATGCTGCAGCACAATCAAGCGAAGATGATGGTAGCGAAGACGAAAATAGTGATGCACAAAGAAGTGGAAGTGAAGAAGAGGGAGAAGAGAATGACAATGAGAGCGACTCAGCATCTTCACAATCCGATGGTGGTGGCAGCAATAATGGCAATGAAGGAGAAGATGAAGGAGAAGATGAAGGAGAAGATGAAGGAGAAGATGAAGGAGAAGGAAACTAGTATCTTATCATCCTTTAATTTTTAATTTTTGACAAATTTAGTTTGCTAAATAACGTTTTTGATTAATCAAGATGTAAAGTATTCACTAAAAACACTTTCAAATTATTTCTTTTCACACTGTTCAGTTACACTGAGATATCAAGATGAGATGTAAAGAAAAATTGAGCTAATTTCGATAGGCTCTTGTAGTAAAGACTTCATGAAGATCGAATAATAATTTGAATAAATAAAATTGAACATTTGACTATATGATCTTCTCATCTTGATATTCGTGTATTTGTGCTTGCTTCGCGAAAACATCGGTCTGTTATGGTCCATTTAATAAAATAATATTTAGCAATTTGAATTTCTACGACAATTCTCTTATGTATCGACCTATTTCATTTGAAGTGATTTATGAAAATTTTGTTTTGAATTTTCTGTTTCCAAAAATTATCTGTATCTTGCCGATTACTTACCCTTTCAGAAACTCTGTTATCAGTCTTTACATCGGTCTCTAACATGATGTAACCTGTCTTTTTCGTGAATAAATTGCTTACCACATCGATTACACTTTAATACTACACAATGATGAATTCTTCTTCCGTGCTCGATGAATTTTTCATATGAACTGAATTTTTCTCCGTCTTTTTCGCATTTGTATTTCTTCTGTAGTATGTTCACAATAAAATTGAATTCGAGATATTATTAAATACATTGATCTTTGAGGAAGAAATTATCCCATTTTGATAAATTTATAATTTATATTGATTTTCTTTTATCATAAATATATTATAATTGCAAAATATTACACCATCCAATTTAGTAAAATATCGAATTAAAAAATAGCTTTTCACAATAAAGGTTGGATGTTTAAAGAGTAAAGCTTTTATCAATTAATTTATAGTGAAATAGAAAAAGAAGAATCTAGCATTCGATGTACTTTTCCTCTGGTAGGTACATTGTATTGCCTCCGTTTAACTTCCAAGAGTTAGCAATATTGACTGCTTGAATCTCACAAGAAGATATTGTGGTACTTCCAATGTCCACTCTCTCAGTCATCAAATTCCCCCTAAAATTTGCGTGCTCCAAGCCCAAAACATGACCAAGTTCATGTAGAGTAATTTGCTCAATTTGAGATGAGCTAAAGTCTCTGTCGTAAGATTCTTCAGATACTATGATTTCTGATTGTCGAATGAATCCAAATCGATCAAAATAATTTACCGTCTTTCCTGCTATTTTCTTGCCGTCATTTTTAAATGAAATTTTAATATCCTCATCACTGTCATCAATTTCAACTAACCTTATCCCATTTAATTCGCCATTCCAAGTAGCTACCGCGCTTCTCACGGAATCCATAAGATCATCATTGTCATCATCACTGTCAATTGCATAAGTAAGAACCCCATCTGCTAATTCATAACCCCATGTGCAACAAATCTCTATTATGTCTTTATCTGAAAAATCGTCATCATCGTCATCATCGTCATCATCGTCATCATCGTCACCCCGCGCAAGCATAGAATTACTATAATAAAGACTAGATAAAAGAATCAA from Candidatus Nitrosocosmicus hydrocola carries:
- a CDS encoding 6-bladed beta-propeller — its product is MSINKSIIILASIFMTFFIGLGYSNPSQAFAQNLNFTYYTSWGSAGEEDGQFDGQNDVDFFNGKVFVPDYANHRIQIFDPEGNFISKFGEGGEGDGQFHKASALSMDSEGNIYVADQFNYRIQKFDNNGTFLAKWGSEGEGDGQFLHPHVPANDATGKLFVTDRDHPSVQVFSTDGEFLYRWGSEGEGDSQLSNPESSIVDSLGNVYIADYGNDRIQKFSNDGTYLSQWGTKGVANGEFQGPSGLSIDSNDNIYVTDKNNNRVQVFTSNGEYITQFGGADAGEGQLLDPEGVGVDKDSGTVYVADTGNTRIVVFKPS
- a CDS encoding response regulator; the protein is MNQPNFESPIYYNNMMRKNESQSIKSNATIIDPTQITFINCTHKYCICFVDIIDSTKSTNDMIRSDMIQGYYSIFLNTMSNIIRTHNGRVIKNSGDGLLYYFPRTVNPDNEAAFQDVLECGLSMIDVNNSLNSNLNSQGLSPVSYRISANYGKVELAFSLNSHNVDLFGPPVNVCSKINRFATSKQMIIHRDLLQVIKEIPAFKEYNFRVIDCIDEYDRNNSKPLYQTYSVHRIEDSNEKTAIELNKKKKLLEDQRLQENLPNSAFNILLIDDDEDILFAFNSIISSEGYNVTTFSSSSRALSHFSDKNPYFYHLVIMDIRMPELNGIKLYAQLKILNPDVKVIFLSALNALDEVLSIFPEIKYSEIVRKPIEPETLLLNIKSILRKLK
- a CDS encoding sensor histidine kinase — its product is MEWYNTTYNDEKSGRFGLIGNSSNINVDKCFKVLDIFSNKVFLKYTLIPSIPLLLLAVITVDPYLWVGSELHHFYIELFAVILSGVIAFYYILHARNLNDKFSLFIGIGFAVSASIDLLHVAVSYGLMEHVDFLKYFIPQTWFAGRIFLSSMLLVAIAKYSFLFPDEKVARKVNENVRKYDRITNTRSFSDNEQERKNEDKLQKNLIIYLIFLGAIAGSIAVVSFVMIFPASVLDEYSIHRPYEIPPLVLFVLALFFFYKKKLYLKKDVIYKGILIYLIIDIFSQIIMSYSIQSFDTAHNVAHVLKDLGYFVNIIALAISGIRYTINLRERNELIQSQYEQIKESEKLKDEFINIAAHELRTPIQPILALSIFLYNKNGTIEEYKEHIEIIIKNSKRLQKLSEEILDAARIESRTLNLNLEKFDIISVMHTMIRDYANQINCDNVTIKFFHENTEIDLDLEIDNLKRSLFIYADKNRINQVVSNVLINSIKFTKQGNIDVGVRKGDNRIFVRIKDSGPGIDRDILPRLFDKFVTGSPSGTGLGLYICRNIIEAHGGIIWAENNDENKGATFTFTLPIVSTH
- a CDS encoding matrixin family metalloprotease, giving the protein MLARGDDDDDDDDDDDDDDFSDKDIIEICCTWGYELADGVLTYAIDSDDDNDDLMDSVRSAVATWNGELNGIRLVEIDDSDEDIKISFKNDGKKIAGKTVNYFDRFGFIRQSEIIVSEESYDRDFSSSQIEQITLHELGHVLGLEHANFRGNLMTERVDIGSTTISSCEIQAVNIANSWKLNGGNTMYLPEEKYIEC